ACTTGCTCACCGACGGATTGGGCTACATTCGCGGCCAGCAGGATGTAGGGCGCGTTCGGTTCAGCCGTCACCTTCTGGAGGATCTGTTCAGCTGTCTGTCCCAAGAGAGAAGCCAGCTCCTGGGCAACCCGCTCTTTATCCCGGACCACAGCGGGGGAGATGCCAATATTCCAGCGGAAGATATCCGTAGCAAGCAACTCCCCGCGCCGATCCAGGATATTGCCGCGAGGAGGATAAACGGCATGAGCAGGGACATACGGGGGCTCGGTGGTCAAGACCGCCGAGCGTGCTAGTACATGCCACCGCACCAACTGCAGGGTTAGCAGCAAAAGCAGGAAAGTCAAGCCGATGGCGACTATCAACACTCGTCGCTGAAGACGCAGAGGCAATTCCTCGGCGATCATTGGTGAGGCTCTAAACGCTCTAATGGTGTGTATGTGGACCATTCAAGCCGTCTCGTCAGCCAATCCACGGCCTCTCGCCATTGGACTGAGGGAGAGGTGGCTTTGGCTTTGGCGATAGGAACAGGCGTCGGCGGTGCCATCGTGATGCGCACGAACATCCGGCTATCTGGTGGCCGATATCCCAGCTCACGGGCGCGCGCCTCCACCCGACGGATATCCGTGTAAATCGCCAATTGGCGGGTCAACTCAGCGTTTTCGCGCTGCAGGCGCGCGTGTTCCGCTTGCAACGCCGCAATCTGCAATCGGGTCGCCGAGATCTGACTGGCCGGCCGAACGTAAAGATAGAGTGCAGCACAGATGACCATCAAAAAGATTAAATAATGGACGAACCGGTATACCTCTTCTGGCACAGCACGACGGAATGAGCTGGGCCACCATGTTATAGCAGATGGAGCAGCCAACATGCGACGTTGCAACATCCTTTCCTCCAGGCGTTATTTTCACATGACCCAACGGCCAAAGGAGCATCGTTCAGGAGTTCACATCTCTAACCGTTCGGCAATACGTAGCCTGGCACTGCGACTTCTGGGATTGCGTGCGATTTCCTCTTTTCCAGGCCTTTGCGGCCGCCGTGTGATCAAGCGCACCGTGGCGCGATGCCCACAAATGCATATAGGCATCTCCGGAGGACAAATACAATCGCGTGACTCCTTCTGAAAGAAGCGCTTGACAATACGATCCTCCAAAGAGTGGAAAGCGATAACGGCAATCCGGCCCCCAGGCCGCAATAAACTGATCGCTTGAGGCAGAGCCGCCCTTAACGCGTCAAGCTCCCGATTCACCGCGATACGCAATGCTTGAAAGGTCCGCGTGGCCGGGTGAATGCGTTCACGTCGACCACCAACCGCTCTGCTCACCACTTCCGCCAAGTGGACGGTATCAAGGATTGGGCGCGCTTCCACGATCGCCCGAGCGATCTTGCGGGAATGGGGCTCCTCGCCGTAACGATAGAGCAGATTAGCCAGCTCCTCCTCTGATAGCCGATTAATTAGCTCGCTGGCCGGCACTCCCTGAGACGGATCAAAGCGCATATCCAATGGAGCTGCTATCTGGAAACTAAATCCGCGCTCCGCCTGGGCCAATTGAAAGGAGGAAACCCCCAAGTCCAGCAGAATGCCTGCGACTCGGACAAACCCAGCGGCCTCGGCGATCTCCCGCAGACGGGCGAAATTGGCGTGTACTAGCACTGCTCGTCCCTCTGCAACCTCCCGGCCAAATCGCTGGCGGCACCAGGCCACCGCTGCGGGATCCGCATCCAACCCTAACAGCCGTCCATGAGGAGCAATGGCCTGAAGCATCGCAGCCGCATGTCCTCCGCCACCAAGGGTGCCGTCGATCACGTCATCTCCCGGCCGCAGTGCCAGGCCTTGTATTACCTCCGCCAGCAAGACAGGCTGATGCTCAACTAAGGAGGTTGCCTTCTCCGGCAGCACTGGCTAGATTCCCAACGTTGCGAAATAGTCCTCGCTAAAGGACCCGTCTTCGAACTGGGCCTCGATCTCACGCCAGGCGGCAGGCGCCCATAGCTCAATGTAGGTGTTCAGCCCGACGATAATGACCTCGCCGTCAATACGAGCATATTCTCTGAGGCTTTGCGGCAGGACGATCCGGCCTTGCTTATCCATACTCAAATCCTCAGCGAAGGCGTATAACAGCCGTCGGATGTTGCTGGCTCGCTGCTCTAATTTTGGGAGCGCATCGACGCGCTCAGTAAGCATGCGCCACTCACGCAGAGGATACAGGACAATCTGTCGTCGGGGCCCACGCGTCGCTACCAACCCCTCAGCTAGGTCCCCGCGAAACTTAGCAGGGATAGTCAGACGGCCTTTGTCATCGAGGTTGTGTGCGAATCGCCCCAGGAACATTTGTTCTACTCTATCCCTTATTGGTAGAGAGGGTTGTCACCCCAGACAGGGCAACAACCCTCCCACATCGCACCACTTTGTCCCACCGGGCATTATAGCTTGATTTATTGGTTTTGACAAGCGCTTTGAGGGTTTCTCACCGGATTTTTAAGCTTGAACCCCAGAGTACTGTAGTACTATTTATTTGACGTTTTGGGCTTCGTGGTGCGTGTTACGCTTGAACGCGCCGTCTGTGGTACAATGCCTATGAGTTTTTGCGTCTCATCGAGCCAAAGCGAGCGAATCCATCGTAGTTGGGGAAAACGCAGGAGGGGACTATGGGTGCACAGATCACGGCGATTCCAGAAGCTTTTGCAGATCTGCTAACAACCAAGCGGGCGTTTGCTCATCTGGCGACAGTAATGCCAGACGGCACCCCACAGGTAACGCCCATTTGGTTCGATTGGGACGGCACCTATATCCGGGTGAATTCGGCCCGTGGGCGACAAAAAGATCGAAATATGCGTCGCATTCGCTATGCGGCCCTTTCGATCCAGGATCCTGATAACCCTTATCGATACATCGCCCTTCGCGGTCCTGTAGTGGAGATCACGGAAGAAGGAGCCGACGCGCACATTGACAGTCTGGCTAGGAAATACACGGACGCCGAATTCAAGGGCCGTCGGCCTGGGGAAGTGCGTGTCATGTATAAGATCCTGCCGGAACACGTGGCGACCATGGGGTAGCAGACGGCTGAGCGTCGGCTGATTCGGGCACACGGCCATAGAGCTTTGCCATCTCTGCCAAGCGCGGGGCCACCCACCAATCCACTTGCTCCCATCGAAAGCGCCAAGCCCAATTGCCGAAGGCTTGCCCCGGTGTGTTCATGCGCGCCTCCGAGCCCAGGGCTAACACATCTTGCATCGGGATGATCGCTATCTCAGCGATTGAGGAGAGGGCCGCCCGGATTAGATCCCAGGCGATGTCATGGCCATCACGAGCCAGGTAACGTCGCACATGGTCCTGCACCTCCGGAGGAGAGTTACGATACCAGCCTAGCGTGGTGTCGTTGTCATGGGTACCAGTGTAGACAACGCAATGCCGGATGTGATTGTGCGGGAGATAGGGATGGGTGGCCGGTCCACCAAAGGCGAACTGCAGCACGCGCATGCCGGGAAATCCTAGGCAATCCCGCAGTGCTTCCACCTCCGGCGTGATCACGCCCAAATCCTCGGCGATGATGGGCGTATCTCCCAAAGCGGCGCGCACAGCGGCAAACAATGCCTTGCCTGGCCCCGGCACCCAACGGCCATGGATGGCGGTAGCCTCGCCTGCTGGCACCTCCCAGTACGCCTGAAAACCGCGAAAGTGATCAATTCGCACGATATCCACATATTGATAAGCCACGCGAAAGCGCTCGATCCACCAGGCATACCCCTGCTGGGCCATCACGTCCCAGCGATAAAGCGGGTTTCCCCAGAGCTGCCCGGTAGGGCTGAAATAATCAGGGGGCACGCCGGCAACTACGGTCGGATAGCCAGCCTCGTCCAGATAGAACAGCTCCGGATTGGCCCAGACGTCTGCACTATCATAGGCAACGAAGATAGGCAGGTCGCCAATGAGACGCACGCCGTGCTCATTGGCATAGGCGCGCAACGAGCGCCATTGCTCGAAGAACAGCCATTGGAAGTAGCGTTGAGCCTGTACGGCATCCGCTAGCCGGGCGGACCACTCAGCCACTGCCTCGGGCCGATGCATACGGATGGGCAAAGGCCACGTATCCCAGCGAGCTCCCTGGAAATGCGCCTTGAGCGCCATAAAGAGAGCGAGATCGTCTAGCCAACCGGCCTGCTCCTGACAAAACCTCTCAAAGCGCTCGCGCTGAGTGGGGCTGGCATGCTCTTGAAAGTGGGAAAATGAACGATATAGTAGCGGCATCTTCCAGGAGATCACCCAGCCATAGTCCACGCGGTCGGCCGGGAAAAGGGGCACATCGGCCAAAGCATCAGCGGGGAGCAATCCCTCAGCCGTCAGGCGAGCAGGACTGATAAGCAAAGGATTGCCGCCGAACGCCGAAAGCGCCTGATAGGGCGAGTCGCCATAGCCAGTGGGGCCTAACGGCATCACCTGCCACAGCCGCTGGCCAGCCGCCACCAGAAAGTCCACGAAACGATAGGCTTCATCGCCCAGATCGCCGATGCCAAAAGGGCCAGGTAATGAGGTGACATGGAGCAGGATGCCACTGCAACGAGGAAGATTGAACACAGCCGCTCTCCTATGAATCTGACTCCATGACATGTACAGATCGCTTGGTCGGCTTCATCTCAGGCAGCCGGCCGCAGACCTCTGTCAGATCGCGCAGCGCCAAGCCTAGTTCATCGGTAAGTGCATCAGGTGGGCATCGCCACTGCCAGTTGCCACCGAAGCTGCCCGGCAAATTCATGCGCGCTTCCGAGTCAAGCCGCAGCAGATCCTGTAAGGGAGCGATGGCAGTATGGGCGACGGAAGTCCATGCCAAGTGGATCAAGTCCCAGGCGATGTCCGAGCCATCGCGACGCAGATAGCGCAAGGCGAATGCCCGTTCCTCCGGTGTTGAACTGTGGCGAAACCAGCCAACGGTGGTGTCGTTGTCATGGGTGCCGGTGTAAACGACACAATGGCGCGGGTAATTATGGGGTAGGTAAGGATCATTGCCGTCAGTGCTGAAAGCGAACTGAAGCACCTTCATCCCTGGAAAACCGAACTGATCGCGGAGCGCGATCACTTCCGGCGTGATAAAGCCCAGGTCCTCGGCAATGATGGGCAGGTCACCTAGGACAGTCAAGACGGTCTGGAAGAAATCGGCACCCGGCCCCTTGACCCAGCGCCCGCGAACCGCTGTCGTTTCCCCCCATGGCACCGCCCAGTAAGCCTCGAAGCCACGAAAGTGATCAACACGGGCAATGTCCACCAAGCGGAAGACCGTCCGGAAGCGCTCGATCCACCACGCGTAGCCGGTCTGCTGCATGACGTCCCAGCGGTAGATCGGGTTACCCCAAAGCTGGCCGGTGGCGCTGAAGTAATCGGGGGGCACGCCGGCAACGATAACAGGGCGCGCCTCTTCATCGAAGTGGAACAGGTGAGGATTGCTCCAGGCATCAGCGCTGTCATGGGCCACGAAGATGGGGATATCGCCGATGATGGATACGCCGCGAGCGTTGGCGTAGGATTTAAGCGCCCGCCACTGGCGGAAGAAGAGCCATTGTTGATAGCGGTAGAAGGCTATTGCGTCCGCCAGCCGATGGGCACTTTCGCGTAGGATATCGGGTTGTCGAATGCGCAATGGCCGCTCCCACTCCCACCAGGGCGCACCATTGTGGGCATCCTTCAAGGCCATGAACAGGGCAAATTCGCTCAGCCAGCCGGCCTCGTCCACACAAAACTGCTCGAACTCAGCGCGCATCTCTGCCGAGGCCTGCCTCCGAAAGTGGGCGAAAGAGATCTCCAGCAGAGATCGTTTCCAAGGGATGACCTGGCCGAAATCCACACGACGAGTATTGTGGACAGGGGAATTGGCTATAGCCTCTGGGGGCAACAATCCGTCCTCGTACAGCAGCTCCGGGCTGATCAACAGCGGGTTTCCAGCAAAGGCGGAAAAGCACTGATAAGGCGAGTCGCCATAGCCGGTGGGGCCCAGTGGCAACACCTGCCAATAGCGCTGGCCAGCTGCAGCCAGAAAGTCCACAAATTGGTAGGCAGCCGGGCCCAAGTCGCCAATCCCAGGCGAGCGAGGCAGGCTAGTCGGATGAAGCAAGACACCGGACGCACGGGGAAAATGCATGCAAAGCCTCCCCTCGAAGGGTGTTTGAGCGAATGGTAAGCTATAGCTTTTTAGCCGATAAAATCCACTCACGGTATAGTGGCTTCAAGTCCTTGCCCGAGATCTTCTCCGCCTCTTCTACAAGTATTTCTGGCGTTATGATCTGGTATCGATAGGTAGACAGCAGCGTCTGCAGTAATCGGAAGAAGGCCTCATCTCCTATCGCCAGGCGCAGGGCGTGGAAAAAGAGAGCCGATTTGGCGTACACCATCGTCTCATAGTTGCCGGGACCGAAGCCGGAAGCAGGCTGTCCCACGATGGTGTCCAACCCATTTTCCCTTGCATAAGCGACAGGGATCTCCCACCGGTTCTGGCGCAGCCGTTCGGCCGTCTCCTTGCCATATATTGATTCGTAATAGATATACGTCGAATATTCGGCCAGGCCTTCGTCTAGCCACGGGTGGTTCACTGGGTCACTGCCCACCAAGTTATACCACCACTGGTGCGCGATCTCATGTGCAATCAGAAACTCCAGATCTGAGCGGCGTTGACGGTAGAGATCTATGCCGATCAGGTTGATGCCGGAGTACTCCATCCCCCGATACTCTAAAGGAGCGGATACCACGCTCAGCTCGGTAAAGGGATAACGTCCATAACGATCACTGTACACTTGAGCTACGGCAATGGCGTATTCCAATGCGCGCTGGCCGGCTGCGCGGTCCTCTGGCAGGAAATAAGAATGCACCAATGTATCATAGGCGTACCCGGTGAGTTGCTGAAAGTGGCGAGAGAGCACCAGCATGAACTCGCGCACTGGCCCGGTCACGAAATGCCAGGCGGCTTGGCCCTCTGCCGTAAGGGTTTTGCTGATCACCGTCCCAGAGCCGATGACGATCATCTCCGGCGCAGTAACTACCTGCACCTGATAGAGCGCGCTTTCCAGGAACGCCACATCGCTGTGGGCGGGTGCTATCTCCAAATGCCAGTTCAGACGCTGGCCGACTGTCCCCATCTCTGAGACCGCTAACACTGGGTAGCTCAAGGGCAAGCTAAGAATGCCTTGACTCTCGCCAAATAGCGCGTACCCTGCCTCGATGAAAGGGGCATCCACCGTCCACGTGCATGAGATGACCACGGAGCGATTGGGAGACAATGGCTCTAACAGCGGGATGTGGGCAGCCGTATTCTCTGCGGTGAGATTAAACGCCGTAGTTCGCCCGTTGGTAGCTACTGTATGGATCTGCATGGCGCCGCGATATTGAGGCAGATTCGGGAACAGACGCAGATAGAGCTCGGTTAAGGAGATATCATACCGATTAGGTACCGAGAGGATGCCCTGACCGTTCAGCCGGCGTGTCAGCGGATCCACGCGAAGGATCAGTTCATAGCGAGGAAGGGGAGGCAAGCGGTCTAGGTCTTGCTGATAAGCGCCCAGCATAGCTGGCCGATACGGCGCAAGGGCATCTCGGACCGGAGACGCTGGTACTCGAGCACAAGCGACCACTGTTACAAGCGCCAGCAGCCACCACGAGATACGGCGAGACAAGCACATAGGGGTCTTCCCTACTAGGAGTGATACCTCAAGTATACCACGGCTGGCCTCAACAATGAAAGGATAGTAGTTCTACCACCAGGATTTCACAAAGAGGACAAAACATGATATGTTGACGTAGGAGAGGCTTATGTTCAGGGATCGCGTGCTGTTTTCACAAACCCGTGTAGATGTGTTCGCCATGGCCTGGCAGATAGGGGCCTCTCGACACCTATTAACTGCCACTTTCATAGCACTAAGCGTCTTAGTGCTGTTCTCCAGTGTGATTCCACAAGTGCCCAGCGAGATCGCTGCGGATCCCGCTTCGACGGCGCGGTGGCTGGCCGCCAACACGCAAGAGCGGGGGATGATCCAGCGGATTCTCGGCCTGTTGGGCCTATTCCAAATCTACCATAGCGTGATCTGGCGCAGCTTGTGCGGGCTGCTCTTCATCTGTCTGTCAGTGCACCTAGCGGATGAGCTCCCCATCCGTTGGCAATTGTGGCACAAAGGGCTCGGCGCCATAGCCTCTGCACCTTATCGGGTTGAGATCCAGGATTCCCTTACCACTGAGGCCGCCGCATCTTTGCAACGTGAGTTGTCCGCCTGGGCCGGCGCAGCGTTGACGGTCGAGGACCGTGATAACTTCGCCGTAACGACTCAACACGGCAGAGCCGGCATCTGGGCTAAGCCGATGATGCAGATCGGCGGGATATTGTTCCTCGTCGG
The genomic region above belongs to Anaerolineae bacterium and contains:
- a CDS encoding M1 family metallopeptidase, which gives rise to MCLSRRISWWLLALVTVVACARVPASPVRDALAPYRPAMLGAYQQDLDRLPPLPRYELILRVDPLTRRLNGQGILSVPNRYDISLTELYLRLFPNLPQYRGAMQIHTVATNGRTTAFNLTAENTAAHIPLLEPLSPNRSVVISCTWTVDAPFIEAGYALFGESQGILSLPLSYPVLAVSEMGTVGQRLNWHLEIAPAHSDVAFLESALYQVQVVTAPEMIVIGSGTVISKTLTAEGQAAWHFVTGPVREFMLVLSRHFQQLTGYAYDTLVHSYFLPEDRAAGQRALEYAIAVAQVYSDRYGRYPFTELSVVSAPLEYRGMEYSGINLIGIDLYRQRRSDLEFLIAHEIAHQWWYNLVGSDPVNHPWLDEGLAEYSTYIYYESIYGKETAERLRQNRWEIPVAYARENGLDTIVGQPASGFGPGNYETMVYAKSALFFHALRLAIGDEAFFRLLQTLLSTYRYQIITPEILVEEAEKISGKDLKPLYREWILSAKKL
- the rsmH gene encoding 16S rRNA (cytosine(1402)-N(4))-methyltransferase RsmH; the protein is MPEKATSLVEHQPVLLAEVIQGLALRPGDDVIDGTLGGGGHAAAMLQAIAPHGRLLGLDADPAAVAWCRQRFGREVAEGRAVLVHANFARLREIAEAAGFVRVAGILLDLGVSSFQLAQAERGFSFQIAAPLDMRFDPSQGVPASELINRLSEEELANLLYRYGEEPHSRKIARAIVEARPILDTVHLAEVVSRAVGGRRERIHPATRTFQALRIAVNRELDALRAALPQAISLLRPGGRIAVIAFHSLEDRIVKRFFQKESRDCICPPEMPICICGHRATVRLITRRPQRPGKEEIARNPRSRSARLRIAERLEM
- the mraZ gene encoding division/cell wall cluster transcriptional repressor MraZ — encoded protein: MFLGRFAHNLDDKGRLTIPAKFRGDLAEGLVATRGPRRQIVLYPLREWRMLTERVDALPKLEQRASNIRRLLYAFAEDLSMDKQGRIVLPQSLREYARIDGEVIIVGLNTYIELWAPAAWREIEAQFEDGSFSEDYFATLGI
- a CDS encoding septum formation initiator family protein: MLQRRMLAAPSAITWWPSSFRRAVPEEVYRFVHYLIFLMVICAALYLYVRPASQISATRLQIAALQAEHARLQRENAELTRQLAIYTDIRRVEARARELGYRPPDSRMFVRITMAPPTPVPIAKAKATSPSVQWREAVDWLTRRLEWSTYTPLERLEPHQ
- the malQ gene encoding 4-alpha-glucanotransferase gives rise to the protein MSGFYRLKSYSLPFAQTPFEGRLCMHFPRASGVLLHPTSLPRSPGIGDLGPAAYQFVDFLAAAGQRYWQVLPLGPTGYGDSPYQCFSAFAGNPLLISPELLYEDGLLPPEAIANSPVHNTRRVDFGQVIPWKRSLLEISFAHFRRQASAEMRAEFEQFCVDEAGWLSEFALFMALKDAHNGAPWWEWERPLRIRQPDILRESAHRLADAIAFYRYQQWLFFRQWRALKSYANARGVSIIGDIPIFVAHDSADAWSNPHLFHFDEEARPVIVAGVPPDYFSATGQLWGNPIYRWDVMQQTGYAWWIERFRTVFRLVDIARVDHFRGFEAYWAVPWGETTAVRGRWVKGPGADFFQTVLTVLGDLPIIAEDLGFITPEVIALRDQFGFPGMKVLQFAFSTDGNDPYLPHNYPRHCVVYTGTHDNDTTVGWFRHSSTPEERAFALRYLRRDGSDIAWDLIHLAWTSVAHTAIAPLQDLLRLDSEARMNLPGSFGGNWQWRCPPDALTDELGLALRDLTEVCGRLPEMKPTKRSVHVMESDS
- the malQ gene encoding 4-alpha-glucanotransferase → MSWSQIHRRAAVFNLPRCSGILLHVTSLPGPFGIGDLGDEAYRFVDFLVAAGQRLWQVMPLGPTGYGDSPYQALSAFGGNPLLISPARLTAEGLLPADALADVPLFPADRVDYGWVISWKMPLLYRSFSHFQEHASPTQRERFERFCQEQAGWLDDLALFMALKAHFQGARWDTWPLPIRMHRPEAVAEWSARLADAVQAQRYFQWLFFEQWRSLRAYANEHGVRLIGDLPIFVAYDSADVWANPELFYLDEAGYPTVVAGVPPDYFSPTGQLWGNPLYRWDVMAQQGYAWWIERFRVAYQYVDIVRIDHFRGFQAYWEVPAGEATAIHGRWVPGPGKALFAAVRAALGDTPIIAEDLGVITPEVEALRDCLGFPGMRVLQFAFGGPATHPYLPHNHIRHCVVYTGTHDNDTTLGWYRNSPPEVQDHVRRYLARDGHDIAWDLIRAALSSIAEIAIIPMQDVLALGSEARMNTPGQAFGNWAWRFRWEQVDWWVAPRLAEMAKLYGRVPESADAQPSATPWSPRVPAGSYT
- a CDS encoding PPOX class F420-dependent oxidoreductase; this encodes MGAQITAIPEAFADLLTTKRAFAHLATVMPDGTPQVTPIWFDWDGTYIRVNSARGRQKDRNMRRIRYAALSIQDPDNPYRYIALRGPVVEITEEGADAHIDSLARKYTDAEFKGRRPGEVRVMYKILPEHVATMG